ATATCCTGTAAAATTGCTGCAGCTTCATCTGCACTACAATCAAAAATAGCTGGAGCTTCTTCAGTGTGCAGAAGATCAGGATCCGCTATTGCGAATGCTGTAATGAGCTCCATGTACCGTGTTAAAGTCATTTTCTATTCTTCTTGATTTCTTTAAATTTAATCTGACCCCGTTCTAAACTCATTAGTGTCGTATGTACAAACTCATTTTCCAAAGTTTCTGCTGTACGCCCTTTTTCACCTACGAGGTCATCAAAAGTTCCTAACCAACCGTAACGAGGCGCTTTCTGTTTTGGCGTGTCAATTTTCTGATTCTTCTTTTTTGGGAAAATATGAGGATAACTGTCAAAAGCTTTCCACCTGGAAGCTAAATAGTACAAATAAATACCGTCTTTAATAGACAGATCAAGATCCTTAAGTTCTTCAGCCCGGAATTCAGTTAAATTAGAATTGAACTTTTCACGCAGATCACCGCAATATTCTACATTTCCAATCTCATGCGCTGCGCCCTTACCCTCTGGTCTATACAAAACCGAAATCAACTTATTCAATGTTTCCGGATTTTTATGTTCCCAGTACTGGATAAAATATGTTTCGGCCATAACAAATTCGCCAAAACGCATATTACCCAATAGCGGATCAGGCCCCAAATAACGGATGCCATTATGTGTAAATTCCGGAAGTATGTTGATTTTGATCTCTACTTTACTAAATACCCATTCAACCAATTTAAAAGCTTGCTGAAGGTGTGGCAGATCAAACCGGTCAATTCCATCTTTTGCACTCCAGGCTAACAAATACAATACTCTTACCAACTTATCACTGATCGTCATTCGAGGCAGTTCTTTGAGATATAATTGAGCAAGATTCGGATATAGATTCAACGGGACTTCATCCCAGCTCTGAGGTACATCGGCCACCCATTCCTGATCAGCGCCGGTTATTGTTAGTTTTTCCATTTTTATCATTTAATGTTTCAGGTTCTTCAGGCAGAGGACTAGATAAATACTCTCTCTCAAATTCTTTTTGACTTTTAAGTGAAGTCTCAGCAAACGTTGATTCAAGGTTTGGATGATCATTCAGAAAAAGCCGACGCTTAAATTTTGGCACTTCTTCAGCAAATTCCAACCATCTGAGTGTTCTGAAAGATTCCGCACTAAGAGCGTCAGATAAATGTGGTTGAATAAAATCCCCCATAGATGGCTTCTCACTCATGTCGATTCCAGGGATAACAAGAACTCTATGATCGAAGTCAGGGAAAAAGACTCCTGCTTTCAGCCGATCATTTATAATCAACCTCCCAAAAATTAAGGTTATTCCCGGATTCGCCGGATCAAATGAGACTATGATCCTCATTTCATAACAACGAAGCTCCCTGGCTTTTTCAACATATTTCAAAAGGTCCTGCAAACGTACCGCTATAGGAACATTTTCCCTAAATACTTCGACAAACCTATGCGCCATTATCAACTCCTTTCACGGCTAATATAGCCATCTCTTTAACCCAAAAGGTTGTCATAAATTCACAATACTTTACTCCCTTCTCCTTCAACCAATCTGAATAAGTTTTACCAACACCTCGTTCCAGGGTTAATTCAGCAATCATCTTGTCGACATCATATTGCGTTTTACCTTCGTATCCTATTTTCTCAATAAAAAAATCAGTGAAAGATCTACTTGCAATTTCTTCGGATTGTAGCCACGCATCCAACACTTTTCCACACGCTATGGTATCGGCCAGTACTGGACCACACATGGCCATTGCCTTAGAAAATTTCATCATAGATTCTCCAGCCAATGAAGCTGATCCTCCTAGTAATGAAATTGCCCGGACACTTTTTTCGGAAGATTCAGCCATTCTTTCTTTAAGAAGCCCCATATGTTCCCAGAGATAAAATGGTGTTGCTTCCAATTCTGCTAAACTCAAGGAATTAACCAAAGAATTATGGTGCTTCGCACGCTCATAAGCTTTTTGATCTTTTTCTGAAAAGAAGCAATAGCCCTCTTCCCAACCTGTAGACCTCCAGGAAAAAAATTCCTCGAGGGAACACTTTACACCATCTTCCAAGAGAATTTCCCCATCCTGAATCGTCATCCATTCGTGAGGCTGAAAGTATTCATGGCTGATTTTAGAGCCATCTTTCATAAACTGCAAAGCTTCCTCCTTATTCATAACCAAGGTTAAATCCTTTACCTAAATAATACTCTTTTGATAAATGAGCCGGCACAACGTTAATTTTGGAAATCTCCAATTCAATGAATTTTTCGTAGACCGGACAAAAACTAAAAAACAAGAAATAATATCTCATGCTTTTGCTTTAAACATTCCCCTTATTCTGTTCCAAATGGCTGGCCAACCTACATTTGAAAAAACTAAAATCAAAACTATGGCCACGATAATTCCCCCAACCACGAACCACCACGAAAACCATTTATCGACTTTAGCTCCAGCATCCACATGTACCTGCTCATTGAGATTAATAGAATCCTGGATATGTCCTGAATTACTGGAGGTGTTATTTATATAACTTGCTCCAGTGGCCGAGGAATCTTTTGTGGTTCCGGTGTAAATCAATACACCGTTTTTGCCTTTAGCATCAATATTCCCATCTTTATTGATATTGAACTCATCAAAGCCTCTAGCTTCAAGCGCTACTGATCCGGAGCTATTTTTAACAGTGTAATTTCCCTGCAGTGTTGAAACACTAGTGATACGCCAAGAGCTATCCCTGCCAGCAGAAAAAAGGGTGCTCTCCGTTTTCTTACGAAACAGATTGCACCCAGTCAGGGATAGTAATAGAAGAATGAAAGAATATAGCCTTACCATAACTTGATCAAAAGAGGGTGGCCAACCAAAAACCGCCCTCACGCATATATACCAGGAACCATTATTTAACATTGAGAACCAGGAGCAAAATTTGTCCTTAATTTCACTCCCGGATCAGATTTGCAATAAATCACCAACAATAACAAACCTATATTGTTAGAAACAACTCACGCTCCCTCAAGCGTCTACGTTTCAAATGTCCTAATTCCCTATTAAATCTCATGCGACACTTTTCGGCTGGAATTTCGAGAATTGCATCAGCTGCTTTGAAATACTCTTCATTGTTTAAAAGTCCTAGCAATTTCGACCGGTTGAAAGCTAAACCACGTATACTATAAACAATTGATACTAAAGTATCAAACTGATTTTGGGTTAACCTTACATCCACATGAGAGTTTACTATTCTGGACGGAGAAATAAGCGAATATCTAAGGAGATCGCTCGCCTCAGCCTCATCCTTGATACGATCCCCCTGGCGTACCTTTTGGCCGTCTGGCCATCTTACTGTACCATAGCCCAAAGTCCAAACACCGAAGTTATCTAAATAGGCGTTAAGCCTAAGCTCCTCAAACCCCTTGACGAGTCTCAGCGCGTTTTGCGATATCTTCATAAGAGGCTAATTTTTGTTCGTACTTCAATTTTGTTGCTTCCAAATTTTTAATAGACAACTGACAAGCCGCAAGTTCTGCAGAGAGCGAATTTGTTAGACTATTAGCTTTATTTAAAAGCGCGATATACTCCTGCTCCCTTTTGAGAGCCGTTTCTATCTGATCCTGAAGAAACCCGATCTGCGTGCGTTGATCTTTGATCATTTCTCCATAAGTTGTCCGCACCTGTTCATCAACAGTGGCATTCGTCTGCTCAATCACAGCATTTGTCTGCTTTTTGCTCGTCCAATAGGTTACGATTGTTGATAAAACTCCAGAGCTAATTACAGCCATGACAAGCTGCATAAGTGAGAATTGCTCGTTTTCCATATTACATTCCAAAAATTCCGCTTTCAGGTTTATTAATTACTCTATAACTCATTTCCGTTTCAACATCCCTCGCATCCGGAAAATCCGCCTCATTCGCGTCGATGTAATTTCTTGCTTCATCTAAATATTTATTACCATCATTCGTGAGCTGCTCAATCATTTTTTCGCGCTCACTGTCTCCGCCTTTTTTACGGGCATCCTTCAAGGTCACATAATAGGTATACAGATTGATCTGAACGCCAAGATCAGTGACTTCTATTGCGCGCTCGACAATACCTTTCGCTACGGTCAGCAATACAATTCCTGGTATAAGAAAGCGCTCCAGCAGAATCTTTTCTTTGGTGGTGTATCCGGATAATTGTTTCTCCTTCAGTTTCAAAAAAAGCGGTTCGCTGATTTTTGTCCGGACATCATTCCATTCAACACGCTTCATAATGTATCGAAGTGTCAAATAGGTCATCCGGTTAGCATTGATCTGATAGTTTTCAGAAAAAATCTCAGCAGTTTCAACAAAGAATTTCTTTTGTTCAAAGTACGCCTCACTAGCTGCCCATACCGGAAAATCAGTCAAGTTTGCTTCCAGATAAAGTAGCAGCTCATTGAGCGCATTAAAACCGTCACTGGCAAATTGGTACTTCAGATTATCAATCTGCCACTGGAAAGCAGTCTTTTTCGTATCATTGACAGAAATGGAGACTCCGGTGGCTCCGATACTCACCTGAACCTGATCAATCGCATTCATGAAAGTTATGTTAGCGATCGCATCTTGCACGATTTCCATTACAGGCCAATACTTTTCGGTCATCAACAAGTACTGGGTACCGGAATCTTTAATTTTCTTTTTTTCAGCTTCAGGCTTTGTCTCCAAAATCGCTAAAGCTGCTGCGTAAGCTTCAGCCAATTCATTATAGAACTCATTGCCGAGTAAAGGCTGTATCTGGGAGCGTTCGGTCCTGCTTATCTGAGGACGAATTTCTTGTAGCTTTATAGTATCATTTAAGGTTACTTTTTGCTTGATCTCATTGATATCTGAAAATAGTCTCATAAATCACCTCCTTAACTAACAATTTTACTTCCCTTACCTGTATCCGTAGTAGTCAACACTTTATCCAAAGTTAAAAGCGTCATGTCAGGATTCCAACCGTTGTAATCCCGGACAAATTCAAACATTTGATAAATGATTGCACGATCAGCAGCATTAATGGCATTCATCACTAACCAGGACTCCCGGATATCGGACCCTCCCTGGTTGGCTCCACCATACGATCCGCCCGGCATACCTAGACCAAATATTGCCGGATTAACCAACATTGAAAAAAGAATCTCGGCATTGGCAGCTGCGCCATCAGGCAGATAAGCGTCAGACTTCAACTTATCATCAATCGCAACGATTTCGATACCAGGAATGCTTGTACCATTCAGTTTGTTAATATCGAAGAATGAAACAAATGTTTTCATCGCATTTTCGGTACCGGTTAAATACTTGTCCATTTCATCGTACTGATCATTTACGGCCTTTGTCCTTTCAGCTTCACCCATTGATGCCCATTTAGGATATTTGGTTAGCCAGTAAGACATGGAAATCTTTACGTGATACTTAATAGCTGCTTGATTTCTAAAGATTGCTCGTTTATAAGATGGAATAGAATTGGATATCTCCAGCCAGCCATTAGAGCGAACGCCATCCCAATGAGCCAAGGAATAGTAATCAAACTCCGGATCAGGATAATACGTAGGGAAAACATAATTATGACCTTTCTCAACATATTTGATGCGATCAACTTCCGAAAACCAGTCTCGCGAATCAATCACATCAAACTCGTCATAGTCATCTGCAGGTGAAGGAAAGTTTGCCGATCGCATAGCTTTTTCAATTCGTCCACTTTTTTCATTGTAGGGACGATATCGGAATTTTCTAGCCTTATCATGCCCGATCCGGACAATCTTTGAGCGGTCCTCATTCAGCATCAACAATGGAAATGAGTTTGCCAATGCATTATAATCCTGGATAATTGCCAGCCGTGTAACATCGAAATTGGAGCGCTTAAAGAAATCGCGCACATCCTGATCCTTTACAAGGTCATATTTCATCTGATTGTTATCGTCTAATTCTCTAGGAATAGCCGGAACAACCATTTGACCGAACAATTTTAGATTCAAAAGCCTTAGCGCGCTCATGGCTACGCCACTTTTGCGCACCATAGCCCACATTTCATCAGGAAACTTATCACTTTTCCCCCATGGTACCCAATCACGTCCCCCGGAAAACTCATTTTTATTTGGAAGGACAGTAGAAAAATTTGCTATGCCTGATTCCCCGGATTTACCAGCTGAAGCATTTGTTAGAACTACAGAACTTCCTTCTCTGAAAGAATATAGCGGAAAACCATCACTGGAAAATTGTGTATGCCTAGTACTCATTTGAAAACGCGTTTGCCATTTATTTCGAAAACTAACTGGATATGAAAAGCTGACTTGATACCTGATTCCAGGTTAACAATACCACGCATTTCATTTTCTCTAACTGAATATGGCAGGCCGCAAATCTGCGCCTTTTCAATCGTTTGCCATTGCCCTCCAGTTCCACGCTTGCGATCGCATTTCAAAAAAGTTATTGATAGCGTTTCGTCTGAAGACTGATATCGGCAGCGATCCAGTATCTTGAGCATTTCCGTGTAAGAAATTTTATCCATGCTCAAAAATCTATTTAATAAGTCCATTAGAAACGACAAGAACATATTTCAACTGATTTTCAACCTGTTAGTATTAATGTTTCAAAAAACTTCATTAAAAACATATCAAAACACTATAAATCAATTATTTAAACAATTTATTTTTTCCAAAAACCATTAAAAGTATCTACTTGAAGCCCGCCGTGCCCTGTCCTAAAAGGGCAATTGCCATTTACACCCCCACGGAATATGATTTCGATCCAGGAGAATCACTAAACAAAAGAGCCGCATAAAGCGGCTCTTTTATCGTTTAACAAGCATTATGTCGGTGAACTTTGAATTATAGCTAGGATTATTTGCATGGGAAATAGCTATAGCATGTTCGAAAGGGTTAGCCCCAGGAACCTTCTTAGATATCCATTCACATAGCTCTACAACATTAGACTTATTGGATGTAAAATAAAAGTATTGCTCAACGTCAAGCACATCCAATACATCTAAGTAATCAGATAACTTCCAATGTGATGATTTGTAGCTTGAAACATCTGTAGATAAGTAAGGCGGATCAACGAGAAATATAACATTAGCCTGATCGCGATAAAGTTCAAATAACTCTTTGTAATCCATGGAGACCCTTTGAACACCATCTAAATAACCAATCGCATTATAAGGTGTTTCTCTGAGCGTATTGTAAAATACCTGTCTTGTTAATTCATCATAGCTCAGGGCGTAATTCATTGCAAAGAGTAAATTAGATGATAAGGTGATATAATCAACGTATCCTAAACGCTTTTCTTCTGAATATACTCTATCTAATATGGACTGCCTTCTTTCAAAGGGTATTGCTTTATCTTTAGGAAGGTCACAGATTAGATTGCGTATATCCTGTATGAGTTTATTAGTATTAGTAATCCACTCAATCCTTTTTGCGAAATTATCATAATCATTGTATATGACTTGCGCATCCGGACAATGCTGTTTAACTGTATGGCTCAACAAACCACTTCCCCCAAACAAATCCACATAAGTGGCATTAGGATCACAGCTCTCGAGCTCAATTTTAAATTTTGTAAGGAATCTTCTTTTTTGTCCCATAAACGGCAACGGCGACGAATTGTAATTTTTACTTGCTTTCATATATATTTTATTAAATTTGTGCTCTCACAATCAAAAACTTTATTGCATAACTCTAACATCGCGTCAGGTTATACCCCTCGACACGTCGGTGTGTTATGCACTGTATGGTTTTTGATTGTGAGAATTTCGAAGGCAAGTCGAGGGGCTTCTTTTAACTTGAAGACCTAGATGGCAGCCATAATCCCTGGCTACTCTCTATAAGATGTGAATATTTAAAGTACCCTATCATATCCATTGCATCCCCTTGATGTGTTGTATACCGTTGATCGACGTGCGTCTTACGTTCATCTGTCTTGACTTTCTCCGGACCAAACTTACCCTCCTTAGCTGCTGAGTTATTGATCGACTCAATGAGATACTTACATTTTGTCCGGTTCCATTTGAATATAGGTAGCAATGGATGATCATTTCGCATGGCAATAGACCAGAACTTATACTTATCCGAGTGCTCAGGTGCTGCACCATAATATTGCTGATCCACATCCCACCCATTCTTGATGAGCACCTCAACTACGATATCGGCATAAGTCTTAGGCGAACGGCCGTCTTTACCGATCGCTGTCTGATCATACCAATACGAAACGCGCTTAGTGGGATGAGGCTGATAGTAATCGCACCAGCGCTGGACAAGTATCTCCAGCATTTCCCCAGCTTCTTCAGGCGTAATCGAGGAAAGGAAATTGCATTCGTTCAGGAATGTCTCCTGAGCCGTGACTATACAACAGAACTTTCCATAGTCCAGGGCTATATCCAGTGGTGTGCTGCGT
The DNA window shown above is from Sphingobacterium thalpophilum and carries:
- a CDS encoding lysozyme produces the protein MKISQNALRLVKGFEELRLNAYLDNFGVWTLGYGTVRWPDGQKVRQGDRIKDEAEASDLLRYSLISPSRIVNSHVDVRLTQNQFDTLVSIVYSIRGLAFNRSKLLGLLNNEEYFKAADAILEIPAEKCRMRFNRELGHLKRRRLRERELFLTI
- a CDS encoding DUF6712 family protein, whose amino-acid sequence is MRLFSDINEIKQKVTLNDTIKLQEIRPQISRTERSQIQPLLGNEFYNELAEAYAAALAILETKPEAEKKKIKDSGTQYLLMTEKYWPVMEIVQDAIANITFMNAIDQVQVSIGATGVSISVNDTKKTAFQWQIDNLKYQFASDGFNALNELLLYLEANLTDFPVWAASEAYFEQKKFFVETAEIFSENYQINANRMTYLTLRYIMKRVEWNDVRTKISEPLFLKLKEKQLSGYTTKEKILLERFLIPGIVLLTVAKGIVERAIEVTDLGVQINLYTYYVTLKDARKKGGDSEREKMIEQLTNDGNKYLDEARNYIDANEADFPDARDVETEMSYRVINKPESGIFGM
- a CDS encoding DNA adenine methylase, encoding MKASKNYNSSPLPFMGQKRRFLTKFKIELESCDPNATYVDLFGGSGLLSHTVKQHCPDAQVIYNDYDNFAKRIEWITNTNKLIQDIRNLICDLPKDKAIPFERRQSILDRVYSEEKRLGYVDYITLSSNLLFAMNYALSYDELTRQVFYNTLRETPYNAIGYLDGVQRVSMDYKELFELYRDQANVIFLVDPPYLSTDVSSYKSSHWKLSDYLDVLDVLDVEQYFYFTSNKSNVVELCEWISKKVPGANPFEHAIAISHANNPSYNSKFTDIMLVKR